A region of the Nocardia nova SH22a genome:
ATCGCCGCTTCCGTCGACCAGCCAGGCGCGGCGCAGCAACAGATCCATGGGTCCTCCGATCGAAACGAATCAACTTGGTGGCGAGGGCTTGTCAGCTCCGGGCCGCGCGGGCGTCCGCCAGCGCGTCCTCGAAACCGCGGTGCAGATGTTGTGGCGCGGGTTCGTTGCGACCGAAGACGATGGTGTCCAGCACCCCGGCCCGGATCCCCGGTTCGGTGCGCCCGGCGACCCAGAAATCCTCGCCGTCGACGACGGTTTCGCAGATCCACGGCGCCATGTCGACCGCCTTGGCCCGCTCCTCGTCGCTGAGATCCGGGCGCAGATAGGTGCTGTGCACGACATCGGAACTGTCCGCGCCGACCGGCACGATCTGCCACAGTTCCAGGTGCCGGCTGTCGAAGGTCAGGCTGGTGTTCGGAAACAGCGCGTACTGCAAACTGATGTGGCCCATGACATCTCCCCATTGTTCGTCGGGGAGGTCGCGCAGCTCGTCGATGGTGCGCAGTGCCGAGCAGTTGCGCAGATGCCGCCCGAACGGATCGAAGGTCAGCACACCGCCGTAGGCGTACTTGGCGAGGGTCTTACGGTGTAGGAAGCGGAAGTGATAGTTCTCCCGGAAGGTGTCGAGGGTGACCTTCCAGTTGGCCGCGACATGATGAACATGTGGTTCGCCGTGCATCTCCCAGTCCGCGAAGTCGAGCATCGCGAGTTCGTCGGCCAGGCCGGGTCCGAGGTATTCGTCCACGTCCAGCGCCGGTCCCGGACGCAGCGACCCGATGATCAGCCCGTACCCCTCAGCGACGGGCAGTTCGACAAGTCCCTTGCGCTCGAGGCACATTCCCGCGAACGCCTCCTCCACCGGCACCGCGACGAGTTTGCCGTCGAGATCGTAGGTCCAGGAGTGGAACGGGCAGGCGAAGCGGGTGCGCGCACCGGCGCCGTCGGCCACGCGCACACCGCGATGGCGGCAGGCATTGGCGAAGGCCCGGACGTGGCCGTCTTCGTTGCGCGTCAACAGAACCGGGACCCCGCACAGATCGACCGTGCGATAGGTGCCCGCATGCGGTAGCGCCCCGGACAGGCACAGCACCAGCGGATGTCCGCGGAACAGCACCTCGAATTCCTCGGCGTGCCGGTCCTGCGAGTAGATATCGGTCGGCAACTCGAGGATGTCCGGCGCGAGATCGGTACTGCCCGCATCGATGTGATCGAGCAATCGGCGCGCGAGGCCGTGTTCCAGCGCTTGCCTGTCCATAACAAACTCCACCCGAAACTTCAGACCCGAAGGACGGTCATATGGGAGCTTAGAGGGTAATTACTTACTCCGCAAGGAAACGCCCATACCCGCAACTACCTGGATAAACGTTTGCCCGAATGGTCGCTCAACCACTGTCGCCGTCCGCGCATTAGGATAAAGTGTGTACCCACTCACCACGCCGATCGCCACCGGCGTATCCACCCCGGAAACGAGGAGGCATCGTGGCCAGAACCACGACGACGGGACGGTCCGCGAGCCCGAACGGCGCCGCGGCCAGCGCCCCGCCGGTGCGCCGACGGCTCACCGCCGAAGCCCGCAAGAGTTCCATCCTGGCCGCCGCCCGCCGCGCGTTCAGCGAGACCGGCGATATGAACGGCACCACGGTCAAGATGATCGCCGAGCACAGCGGTATCAGCGAGGGAATCATCTACCGGCACTTCGAGAGTAAGGACCAACTGTTCTTCGAGGCGGTGGTGGAGCCGCTGAAGACCGCCGTCGACGATCTGGTCGCCGCGACCGCCATCGTCGACCGCGATCAGCCGCTCACGCCGCAGCGCCAGCTGGATACGCTGAAAGGTCTTTACAAACAGCTGATTTCGACACTCGACGAGGTGCTGCCGCTCCTGGGCCTCGTCCTGTTCGGCGACCCGCAGGTGGCACGCCGGTTCTACCGCGAGAACTTCGCCACCGCGATGGACCGGCTGGCCGAGGCGTGGCGCGAGGTCGAGGATCGCTACGGCTTCCACTTCGAATCGCCCGACATCTCGGCGCGGGCCGTGATGGGCATGGCGCTGATGCAGGCCCTGGAGACCCGGCACGGCACGGCCAAGAAGGCCGAGCGCGACCGGGCCGTCACGTTGATCAGCGAGGGCACCGTCAAGGGATTCTTCCCGGTGATCGAAGGAGCCGAATCCGATGAGCACACAGCATGATTCAGCCGTCGGCGGCCTGGCGATCGTGACCGAGCTGTCCCGGCGGTTCGCCGCCGGTGACGGTGCGGGCGCACTGGCGCTGTTCCACCCGGAGATCCGGATCGAACAGCCGCGGTCGCTGCCCCACGGCGGCAGCTATCACGGGCACGCCGGGGTGGCCGCCATGGGCGAATCCTTCGGGCGGTACTGGGAGCGCAGTATCGACAACCCGCGCATCTTCGGCTCCGACGAGGCGGTCGTCCAGCTCACCACGCAGACCTGGACGGCCCGGGAATCCGGGCGCCGCGCGACCGTCGACGTGGTCGAGCTGTTCTCCTTCGCCGACGGGATGGTCCGTGAGATCCGGGTGTTCCAGCAGGACACCCACGCCCTGCTGGCCACCCTCACGCAGTCCTGAGAAGTGCGGCGGCCGAACCGGTTCCGGCCGCCGCCACTCAGACCTCCAGCACCACGGCGGTCCCCATGCCGCCGCCCGCGCACATCGCCGCGACACCGATGCCGCCGCCGCGCCGCCGCAGTTCGTGCGCCAGGCTCAGCACCATCCGGGTTCCGGTCATGGCGACGGGATGGCCGAGACTGCAACCGCTTCCGAGGACGTTCACCTTGTCCTCATCGAGCCCCAGCGCGTCGGTCGCGGCGACCGCGACCGAGGCGAAGGCCTCGTTGATCTCCCACAGCGCCACATCGGAAACCCCCAGACCCGCACGGCCGAGCACTTTTTCGATCGCCGGTGCGGGCGCCAAGCCGGTCTCCGCGGGCGGCACACCCACCGAGGCCCAGGCCCGCACCACGGCCAGCGGCTCGATACCGCGCGCCCGCGCCACCGAGCGATCGGCGACCACCACGGCACCGGCCGCGTCGTTCACACCCGCGGCATTCCCAGCGGTGACACTGAACCCGTCGATCTCGGGATGCAGCGGCTTCAGCGAGGCCAGCTTCTCCAATGTCGAAGTGCGCCTGGGGTGTTCGTCCACCGCGAAGGTGACCGTCGCGCCGTCGCCCCGGGTCACCTCGATCGGCACGATCTCGTCGGTGAAACTCCCGGCATCGATCGCCGCGATCGCGCGCTGATGAGACCGCAATGCCCATTCGTCCATCCGCTCGCGGCTGATACCGGCCTTCGCCGCGGCATTCCAGCCCACGGTGATCGACATGTCACGCACCGGGGCGTCGGGCGTCTCACGATGACTGGGAGCGAGCCAGTCCTCCTCCCACTCCGCGCTGCCCGGAATACGCCGATTCACCTTGGGCGCGGTCGAACTCGACTGCACTCCCCCGGCGATCACGATCCGGTCCATCCCCGACATGATCGAGGCGGCGGCACTCTGCAATGTCGACAGTCCCGAGGCACAGTGCCGGTTGTGCGCGATCCCCGGCACACTCATCAGGCCCGCCTCGATCGCGACATAGCGGCCGATCGCCCCACCGCCGTACAGCGATTCGCCGAGCACGACATCGTCGACGGTCTCGGGATCGACCCCCGCGCGCCGGACCGCTTCGGCGACGACCGCCGTGCCCAGTGCGAACGGATCGGTTTCGGTCAGTGAACCCTTGTACGCGGTCCCGATCGCCGTGCGAGCGCCCGAGATGATCACGGCCTCATGGCTCATGGATGTCTCCTTCTTCTTCGTACCCAGCGGCGCATCCGCGGGCAATGCTCAGCGGGCGTCGACCAGGCGGCCAGGAACCTCACCGGTCAGTTCGTCGTGATCCACCAGCACGCGGCCGTTGACCAGCGTGTAGTCGTAGCCGCGCGCCCGCTGGACGAACCGGTGGGCGCCGAGCGGGAAGTCCGATGCCATCCGCGGCGCGAACAGATCGAGATTGTCCAGATCGATGACGTTCACATCGGCACAGGCGCCGGGGGCCAGGACGCCGCGGTCGGCGATACCGAACAGGTCGGCGGCATCGGCGGTCAGCCGCCGGATCGCGGGACCGATCCCGAGCAGTTCCCGGTCCCGCACCCAGTGCCGCAGGAAATACGTGGAATTGCCCGCGTCCATGGTCAGGGCCACGTGCGCGCCCGCATCGGCGACGCCGAGCACGACATCGGGATTGGTGATCATCCGCGCCACGGCGTCGAGATCCTGATTGAGCACCGGGTAGTAGAGCAGCCCCAGCCCCGCCGTCTCGACGGTGTAGTCGATGAACGCGGCCGCGGCACTGACTCCGCGCCGCTTCGCCTCGGCGGCCAGACTGTTGTCCGGCCCGACGTCGTAGGCGGCCGAACCCGGCGGCAGCAGATACATCTTCGCCGGATCCTTGGGTGCGAGCGGGCCCGACGCCTCCGACGGTCGGTCGGCCTCCTCGACCAGCCGGGCCCGGATCTCGGCGCGGGCGAACATCTCGAGTCGCACGCCCGGCGGCTCGGCCATCACCTCGGACCAGGTCGGCAGCGCGTCGTAGGGCGTGCGACCGGAAATGCCGTACACGATGGCACTGCCGCGCACCGCGGTCATCGGCCGCAGATCGGCGCCGCGCGCACGGGCCGCGGCGGTCTGTTCCATCACCCACGCCCACAGGCCGGGGCGCCGGTCGCTCTGCATGATCGAAAAGGTCAGCGGGCGGCCGGATTTCAGGCTCACCCGCTCCATCCAGTCCATCTCGGCGCGCGAGTTCGCACGGTCTGCGCCGTCACGTTCGCCGATGCGCGGGACGACCTGGAAGGTCCCGCGGCCGCGCTCGGCCAGCACGTCCGCGATGGCCGACAACTCCTCGACATCGGCAAAGGTCCCGGGCACCGGACGCCCGTCGGTCACGGTGTGCATATATGTGCGGGAGGTGGAAAAGCCCAGTGCGCCACCGTCGATCGCCTCGGCGACCAAGGCGGCCATGGCGGCGCGATCCGCGGCGGTCGCGGGCGCCTCGCCGAGACTGCGCTCCCCCATCACGTAATAGCGCAGTGCGGCGTGTCCGATCAGACCACCCACATTCACGCCGAGGGCGCGATCACCGAGGGTCTTCAGATAGTCACCGTAGGTCTGCCAGCCCCAGTCCATACCGGCCATGATCGTGTCGGCGGGGATGTCCTCCACCGATTCCATCATGGCGGCCAGATATCCCTCCTGGCCCGGGCGCACCGGCGCGAAGGTGACGCCGCAGTTGCCCATCACCACACTGGTGACGCCCTGGTAGCACGACGGTGTCGCCAGCGGATCCCAGAACAGCTGGGCATCCAGATGGGTGTGCACGTCGATGAACCCGGGGGTCACCAACCGGCCCGACGCATCGATCTCCCGGCGCGCGGAACCGAGGTCCGCGCCGATCTCCGCGATCTGGTCCCCGTCGATCGCCACATCCGCGCGACGAGGCGGCGCACCCGTTCCGTCGACCACGTCCCCACCGCGAATCACGATGTCATGCATGGTTTTCCATCCTTCCCGGCGCGGTTGGACCGAGCTAGAGTAAGCATGTACTCACTCAACATAACCCCTGAAAGGCTCGCATATAACCGGGTACCGTGAGAAAGTAGGTACTTACTTGCTAACCGCAGACGTCCGGAACCCGGTTCCGGAACGCAGATCGCAGGAGTCGACGTGGGATCGATGGACGGCCGCACGGCGCTGGTGACCGGCGCCAGTCGTGGCATCGGGCAGCGGATCGCCGAACGTTTCGCGGCCGAGGGTGCGGCGGTGGCCGTGGTGGCCCGCACGGCCGAGCCCGGCACCTCGGCGCTCCCCGGTTCGATCGAGGAGGTCGTGGCCGGGATATCCGAACGCGGCGGGAGGGCCGCCGCCATCCGCGCCGATCTGACCGTGCCCGCCGAGGTCGAAACCATCGTGACGCGCGCCGAGGAGGCGCTGGGCCCGATCGACACCCTCGTCAACAACGCCGGTGTGAACTTCTACGGCCCGGCGCTCGACATCCGCCCCAACCGCTACGCCCTGATGTTCCAGATGATGGTGCACACGCCGTTCCGCCTGTGCCAGTTGGCGATTCCCGGCATGATCGAGCGCGGGCACGGCTGGATCCTCAACATCACCTCCAAACAGGCCCGCCACCCGCTGGGCCCGCCGTATCCGGACTGGGCCGCCGACGGATGTGTGCCGTACGGCATGTGCAAGTCGGCGCTGGACCGGCTCACCACCGGGTTGGCGGCCGAGGTGTACGGCACCGGTGTCCGGATCAACTGCCTCGGCACCTCCGGGTTGGTGATGACGCCCGGCGTCGCGGTGGTCTCCCCCCACACTCCCGACAACACCCCGGTGGAGCCGGACGACGCGATGGCCGAAGCCGCTGTGGTGCTGTGCAATTCACACGCCGACACCGGCCGCATCGCCTACAGCATGGAGTTGCTGGGCCGCCCGTTCCCCGATGGCCCGTGGGCCCTCTCGGCCACCTACTGACCCCGGAGGACGACCATGAACGTCACCGTCGACGCCAACCGCTGCGAGGGCCACGCCCGCTGCTGGGAGATCTGCCCCGAGATCTTCGAGCTCGACGACGAGGGCCACGGCCGCGCCCTCGTCTCCGAGGTCCCCCCGGAACTCGCGGAACGCGCCCGGGAAGCCGCCGACAACTGCCCGGAGCGAGCGATCACATTCGACTGACCGCCGCAGAGCCGATGGTCGCAGGGACGCCGGATCGCCCGCACGCGGCTCAACTCCTTCTCCTCGAGCAGACCAGCGGGTTTCCCGGAGCACCCCAAACGGGATTCGGCCGTCCAGTCAGCGCAGTTCCACGAGAGACCGTCCGGACCGGATGAAGACCCGGGCGTCGGCGGTCCCCAGCATGCTCACGTATGCCGCCGCCAACTCGGCGACGGTCAGCCGGGCGTCGTGGTGTGAACACCCTCGGGCGATCTGCCGCGAACAGCGGTGGGCCGAGCCCGGACCGGGAGAATCGACCCGGCAATCCCCAGGGCCGTAGGCAGCGAGCACGCAGACTCGAAATACCTTGCCGCCCCGAAGTACCGACACTTCTCCAGGATGCTGCGAACCGTAGGATCAGCAGTCGCTCGCGGGCGTAACCCGCAGTGGCACCACCCGTTCCGGGGGTGTCACCGAAGCGACTGCTATCGATATCGGTTCACTGCTTGCGCCTCCTACGGCTTCGACCACGCCATGGTAGCGGCCGGAGCACGTCGCTGTCGCGGAGATATCCACGCTCGACGCGTCGGCAGCGCCCGCCGGCTCACCGGCGGGCGCTCTCGGAAGTCGGCCTACGACTCGGGAATCGACGCCGGATCGGCCGGAGTGAAGTTGTAGACCCGCGAGGCATTGCCGACGGTGATCTTGTCCTGCACGTCTTGCGGCAGGTGGCCCAGCCATTTACCGGCCATCTGCACGGTGTCCGGCCAGGTCGAATCCGAATGCGGGTAATCGCATTCGAGCATCACATTGTCCTCACCGATGATGTCCAGCAACCGGATTCCGGCCTGGTCCTCGATGAAGGTGCCGAAGACGTGATCGCGGAACAGTCGCCGGATGTCGGTGTCCAGATCGAACCTGGCCGCGCCCTTCTCCTCACCGCGCTCGTGCGTGGCGTTCATGCTGATATCGAAGCGCGAGGCCCAGAACCGCTGCTTGTCGACGACCTGTTCGGCGCGTTCGAGGAAATAGGGAATCCAGCCGATCGAGCCCTCCGACAGCGCGATCTTCAAATTCGGATGCTTCACGAAATTACCGCTGAACAGCCAGTCCAGCAGTGTGCCGGCCTGATTGGCGGCCGCCGAGTAGGCCATGAAGGCCAGCGTCGGCATGTCTTCGGAGGTTCGGATCATATTGGACGAGGAACCGACGTGCATCGAGACCACGAATCCGGTGTCGTTGCAGGCCTGGAAAACCGGATCCCAGAAGTCGGTGTGAATCGAGGGCAGGCCCAGCTTCGTCGGATTCTCCGAGAAGGCAATGGATTTCGCACCCAGCGCAGCGGTGCGCTCGATCTCGGCCGCGGCGGCCACCGGATCCCACAGCGGGATGATCATCATCGGAATGAAGCGGCCCGGGAACGCCTGGGCGAATTCCTCGAGGATGAAATCGTTCCAGGCGCGCACGCACAACAGTGCGAGTTCCTTGTCCTTGGCCTCGTGGAAGATCTGACCGCAGTAGCGCGGCAGGGAGGGGAACAGCATCGACGACAGCACATGGCCCTGATTCATATCGGCCACGCGCGCCGCGGGGTCGTAGCAACCCAGCCGCATTTCCTCGTACGTGATGGGTTCCGGAGAGAACTCCTCACGCTTCTTGCCGGCGACGGCGTTCAAGCCGGTGGTGACGATCTGACGATCCTCGTACACCCAATATTCCGACTTGTCCTCCCGGACGATCCGAGGTCCGGTCTCGCGCCATTTCTCCGGCAACCGCTCCTGCCACAGCCGCGCCGGCTCGATGAGATGGTCATCAACCGATATGAACCAGCTGAACGACATGGGATCTCCCAACTCCGGTAACAAAGCGAACACTTACATACAAGGTAGCGGGAGAACGTGCCGGGCGCCAGGGCGAACGACGATTCGTTGCGGTCTCGCGCCCACTCCCGCACCGGTTCAGACGATGACCGTGCGCACCCCTTCGGCACTCGACAGCAGCGCCATGCCCTTGTTGATCTCGTCGAGCGAAATGCGGTGGGTGATCATCGATTCCAGATCGAGGCGGCCGGACTCGGCGAGGCGGATGAAGCGCGGGAAGTCGCGCAGGATCTGCGCGCCGCCGACCACCGAACCCGCGATCCGCTTGCCGGAGAACACCGTCGAGATCGCGGGCAGGGTCAGCACATCGGTGGTGGCGGGCATCCCCACCAGCGTCACCACACCTTCCACCCGGGCCATGTCGATGGCCTGGTTGACCAGCTCCGGCCGTCCGACCACCTCGAAGGTGTAGTCGGCGCCGCGCCCGCCGGTGAGCGCGCGCACCTGCGCGACCGGATCACCGTCGCCCGGATCGACGGTGTGCGTGGCTCCCACACCGACACTCGCCTCGCGGCGCCCGGCCATGGGATCGACGGCGATGACGGTGGCGGCGCCGGCGATATGGGCGCCCTGGATCACCGACTGCCCCACCCCGCCACAACCGATCACCGCGACCGACGATCCCGGCGTCACCCCCGCGGTATTGAGCGCGGCGCCGAGCCCGGTGGTGACGCCGCAGCCCAGCAGCGCGAGTTGCTCATCGGCCAGATCGGTCCGCACCGCCACCACCGACGCCTCGTGCACGACCATCGCCTCGGCGAAGGTTCCGCAGCCGCACACCGCCGCGGCGAGCCTGCCGTCGGCGAGCCGGAATCGTTTCCGGCCCTTGACTTCCGCATTGAGTTCGCAGTGATTGGACATGCCGTTCACACACGACCAGCAGTGCCCGCAGGCGGGGGTCACCGAGGCGAGCACCCGATCGCCCACCCTGACCCGCCGCACCTCGGAGCCGACCTCCTCCACGACTCCACAGCCCTCGTGGCCCGGCACGATCGGCAGCGGCAGCGGCGACAGGCCGTTGATCACGTTCATGTCGGTATGGCAGATACCGCTGGCCGACAGCCGGACCACCACATCGTGCGGTCCCGGTTCCGGAAGAGACAGATCTTCGATCTCGAGGGGCTGGCCGACCTCGTAGGCGACTACGACTTTCACTGGATACCTCTGACGTTCGAATACGCGACTCGGACCGCCGCGCCTGG
Encoded here:
- a CDS encoding aromatic ring-hydroxylating oxygenase subunit alpha; its protein translation is MDRQALEHGLARRLLDHIDAGSTDLAPDILELPTDIYSQDRHAEEFEVLFRGHPLVLCLSGALPHAGTYRTVDLCGVPVLLTRNEDGHVRAFANACRHRGVRVADGAGARTRFACPFHSWTYDLDGKLVAVPVEEAFAGMCLERKGLVELPVAEGYGLIIGSLRPGPALDVDEYLGPGLADELAMLDFADWEMHGEPHVHHVAANWKVTLDTFRENYHFRFLHRKTLAKYAYGGVLTFDPFGRHLRNCSALRTIDELRDLPDEQWGDVMGHISLQYALFPNTSLTFDSRHLELWQIVPVGADSSDVVHSTYLRPDLSDEERAKAVDMAPWICETVVDGEDFWVAGRTEPGIRAGVLDTIVFGRNEPAPQHLHRGFEDALADARAARS
- a CDS encoding TetR/AcrR family transcriptional regulator codes for the protein MARTTTTGRSASPNGAAASAPPVRRRLTAEARKSSILAAARRAFSETGDMNGTTVKMIAEHSGISEGIIYRHFESKDQLFFEAVVEPLKTAVDDLVAATAIVDRDQPLTPQRQLDTLKGLYKQLISTLDEVLPLLGLVLFGDPQVARRFYRENFATAMDRLAEAWREVEDRYGFHFESPDISARAVMGMALMQALETRHGTAKKAERDRAVTLISEGTVKGFFPVIEGAESDEHTA
- a CDS encoding nuclear transport factor 2 family protein; amino-acid sequence: MSTQHDSAVGGLAIVTELSRRFAAGDGAGALALFHPEIRIEQPRSLPHGGSYHGHAGVAAMGESFGRYWERSIDNPRIFGSDEAVVQLTTQTWTARESGRRATVDVVELFSFADGMVREIRVFQQDTHALLATLTQS
- a CDS encoding thiolase family protein is translated as MSHEAVIISGARTAIGTAYKGSLTETDPFALGTAVVAEAVRRAGVDPETVDDVVLGESLYGGGAIGRYVAIEAGLMSVPGIAHNRHCASGLSTLQSAAASIMSGMDRIVIAGGVQSSSTAPKVNRRIPGSAEWEEDWLAPSHRETPDAPVRDMSITVGWNAAAKAGISRERMDEWALRSHQRAIAAIDAGSFTDEIVPIEVTRGDGATVTFAVDEHPRRTSTLEKLASLKPLHPEIDGFSVTAGNAAGVNDAAGAVVVADRSVARARGIEPLAVVRAWASVGVPPAETGLAPAPAIEKVLGRAGLGVSDVALWEINEAFASVAVAATDALGLDEDKVNVLGSGCSLGHPVAMTGTRMVLSLAHELRRRGGGIGVAAMCAGGGMGTAVVLEV
- a CDS encoding N-acyl-D-amino-acid deacylase family protein, whose protein sequence is MHDIVIRGGDVVDGTGAPPRRADVAIDGDQIAEIGADLGSARREIDASGRLVTPGFIDVHTHLDAQLFWDPLATPSCYQGVTSVVMGNCGVTFAPVRPGQEGYLAAMMESVEDIPADTIMAGMDWGWQTYGDYLKTLGDRALGVNVGGLIGHAALRYYVMGERSLGEAPATAADRAAMAALVAEAIDGGALGFSTSRTYMHTVTDGRPVPGTFADVEELSAIADVLAERGRGTFQVVPRIGERDGADRANSRAEMDWMERVSLKSGRPLTFSIMQSDRRPGLWAWVMEQTAAARARGADLRPMTAVRGSAIVYGISGRTPYDALPTWSEVMAEPPGVRLEMFARAEIRARLVEEADRPSEASGPLAPKDPAKMYLLPPGSAAYDVGPDNSLAAEAKRRGVSAAAAFIDYTVETAGLGLLYYPVLNQDLDAVARMITNPDVVLGVADAGAHVALTMDAGNSTYFLRHWVRDRELLGIGPAIRRLTADAADLFGIADRGVLAPGACADVNVIDLDNLDLFAPRMASDFPLGAHRFVQRARGYDYTLVNGRVLVDHDELTGEVPGRLVDAR
- a CDS encoding SDR family NAD(P)-dependent oxidoreductase, whose amino-acid sequence is MDGRTALVTGASRGIGQRIAERFAAEGAAVAVVARTAEPGTSALPGSIEEVVAGISERGGRAAAIRADLTVPAEVETIVTRAEEALGPIDTLVNNAGVNFYGPALDIRPNRYALMFQMMVHTPFRLCQLAIPGMIERGHGWILNITSKQARHPLGPPYPDWAADGCVPYGMCKSALDRLTTGLAAEVYGTGVRINCLGTSGLVMTPGVAVVSPHTPDNTPVEPDDAMAEAAVVLCNSHADTGRIAYSMELLGRPFPDGPWALSATY
- a CDS encoding ferredoxin, with the protein product MNVTVDANRCEGHARCWEICPEIFELDDEGHGRALVSEVPPELAERAREAADNCPERAITFD
- a CDS encoding amidohydrolase family protein, with the translated sequence MSFSWFISVDDHLIEPARLWQERLPEKWRETGPRIVREDKSEYWVYEDRQIVTTGLNAVAGKKREEFSPEPITYEEMRLGCYDPAARVADMNQGHVLSSMLFPSLPRYCGQIFHEAKDKELALLCVRAWNDFILEEFAQAFPGRFIPMMIIPLWDPVAAAAEIERTAALGAKSIAFSENPTKLGLPSIHTDFWDPVFQACNDTGFVVSMHVGSSSNMIRTSEDMPTLAFMAYSAAANQAGTLLDWLFSGNFVKHPNLKIALSEGSIGWIPYFLERAEQVVDKQRFWASRFDISMNATHERGEEKGAARFDLDTDIRRLFRDHVFGTFIEDQAGIRLLDIIGEDNVMLECDYPHSDSTWPDTVQMAGKWLGHLPQDVQDKITVGNASRVYNFTPADPASIPES
- a CDS encoding Zn-dependent alcohol dehydrogenase, which codes for MKVVVAYEVGQPLEIEDLSLPEPGPHDVVVRLSASGICHTDMNVINGLSPLPLPIVPGHEGCGVVEEVGSEVRRVRVGDRVLASVTPACGHCWSCVNGMSNHCELNAEVKGRKRFRLADGRLAAAVCGCGTFAEAMVVHEASVVAVRTDLADEQLALLGCGVTTGLGAALNTAGVTPGSSVAVIGCGGVGQSVIQGAHIAGAATVIAVDPMAGRREASVGVGATHTVDPGDGDPVAQVRALTGGRGADYTFEVVGRPELVNQAIDMARVEGVVTLVGMPATTDVLTLPAISTVFSGKRIAGSVVGGAQILRDFPRFIRLAESGRLDLESMITHRISLDEINKGMALLSSAEGVRTVIV